Proteins encoded in a region of the Lepidochelys kempii isolate rLepKem1 chromosome 24, rLepKem1.hap2, whole genome shotgun sequence genome:
- the LOC140902988 gene encoding phospholipase A2 inhibitor and Ly6/PLAUR domain-containing protein-like produces the protein MSLKPEKSWEFKGDECLSMFVKTFIGKEFRDYTFLAHSSKGDDAYLSSNPDLLWFSDSLNLPACSGHCRKCPATMWAPQPLCLLSAQLVTGDTLQCEVCASEEQSCAGPLQLCAPWEGTCVTVVAEFRLERNSFSYMGKSCLEPKNCEPGPFSLTYAHNVTVRANIACCDTDGCNAGAIPVPSASSVPNGRQCPSFFKMGADGWQEKEKELLVCTGAEDHYVEESGILTLDKFSRWGRGLNTGYKNWEPPITSLPCPGDIKLRMTAAGCGSPGACVKRALVKKYAQGVPEILSQAKCYPAPRAGGGIGEP, from the exons aTGTCCCTAAAGCCAgaaaaatcctgggaatttaagggtgacgAATGTCTTTCAATGTTTgttaagacctttattggcaaagagttccgggactACACGTTCCTAGCGCACAGTTCCAAAGGTGATGATgcgtat ctctcttccaaccctgatcttctatggttCTCTGATTCTCTGAACCTGCCTGCCTGCTCTGGTCACTGCAGAAAATGCCCGGCCACCATGTGGGCGCCCCaacccctctgcctgctgtctgCTCAGCTGGTCACAGGGGA caccctgcaatgcgaggtgtgtgcgtccGAAGAGCAATCATgcgccggccccctgcagctctgcgcCCCCTGGGAAGGGACCTGCGTCACTGTCGTGGCTGAGTtcaggctgg agAGAAACTCCTTCTCCTACATGGGTAAATCGTGCCTGGAGCCCAAGAACTGTGAGCCCGGCCCCTTCTCGCTGACCTACGCACACAATGTCACCGTGCGGGCGAACATCGCCTGCTGTGACACCGACGGCTGCAACgccggggccatcccag TGCCAAGTGCGAGCTCTGTCCCCAACGGCCGGCAGTGCCCGTCATTCTTCAAAATGGGGGCAGATGGCtggcaggagaaggagaaggagctcTTGGTCTGCACCGGCGCCGAGGACCATTATGTTGAGGAATCTGGGATATTAACACTGGATAAGTTCTccagatgggggcggggtctgaacaCAGGGTACAAG AATTGGGAGCCCCCGATCACGTCTCTCCCCTGTCCAGGTGACATCAAACTGAGGATGACTGCGGCTGGATGTGGCTCCCCTGGCGCCTGCGTGAAGAGGGCGTTGGTGAAGAAATACGCCCAGGGCGTGCCGGAGATCCTGAGCCAGGCCAAGTGCTacccagctcccagggccggtggaggcatcggggagccctga